In Daphnia pulex isolate KAP4 chromosome 7, ASM2113471v1, one genomic interval encodes:
- the LOC124198655 gene encoding U3 small nucleolar RNA-associated protein 25 homolog yields the protein MGRGRRGGPKRGNYKNHGSRGNKSTRGGGNFKNKRKFNQDRDGKKDDTSESKRQKLQQEKEAVPIIEEESSSSESEEEVKPYTQLLSMFKSSSRAQQVLTSDEEQSDEEEAEDINDQSNEDDIGSEEEDSAQDDEEVGEEESGSSVGVAEEIDEENSIHEDLEVESEEEEHSGDEEEETLSTDPFHLHFDREINENLLEILTSPKPYETQELKWKVLGRMVVHLPTKPEKNTSQPKPTLLGETIESYVIPGSLPVLKTGIPLSEYGVKLQLCSNLDTRPLSDNKQTAEELLSPLQHELFTLANEYRDVYYPEMNHLNNDEIRTVYCLHSLNHVMKSRDKVLLHNAKLKKAKENGVATDEIEYRDQGLVRPRVLIIAPLRNSAVKIVEKLATLLLPAKGQIINKDRFYKEFGEEKDDEGKAETKKSYKPEDFEAVFTGNTDDSFRIGISVAKRTLKLYAGFYKADILIASPLGARTLLAEDFDFLCSIEVLVIDQTDVLYMQNWDHVLHIFQHLHLQPREQHDTDLGRVRLWALNGYSAHYRQNLIFSSVALPEAAALFSRRGTNFAGKVRIENAVTASSTTVCRVLVQLPQAFHRFPTPTAAQSADDRYHFFTKKILPQYRDQIMSNTLIYIPSYYDYVRLRNHLHKEDYNFGQACEYTPDGKLAQVRNRFFLGKKRLLLYTERLHFYRRLTMKGIHHIIFYQLPTYPNFYPELCNLLQDAFQNPKYRGDGSQTCTVLYSTFDAPRLAGIVGSQRAAEMLTSDRPVHLFVSGGS from the exons ATGGGACGTGGACGACGAGGAGGGCCTAAACGTGGCAATTACAAAAACCACGGTTCCCGTGGTAACAAATCGACTCGTGGTGGAGGtaactttaaaaacaaaaggaaatttaatcAAGAtagagatggaaaaaaagatgacactTCTGAAAGTAAAAGACAAAAgcttcaacaagaaaaagaggctGTGCCTATTATCGAAGAAGAATCATCTAGCAGtgaatcagaagaagaagtcaaacCTTACACACAGCTGCTGTCGATGTTTAAATCCAGTAGTAGAGCACAGCAAGTTTTGACATCTGATGAAGAACAGTCAGATGAAGAGGAAGCTGAAGATATCAATGACCAATCTAATGAAGATGACATTGgcagtgaagaagaagattcagctCAAGACGATGAGGAAGtaggagaagaggaaagtgGTAGTTCAGTTGGTGTTGCTGAAGAAATTGACGAGGAAAATAGTATACATGAAGATCTTGAAGTTGAAtcagaggaagaagaacattctggtgatgaagaagaagaaacattatCTACGGATCCCTTCCACCTTCATTTCGACagggaaataaatgaaaacctTTTAGAAATCCTGACATCACCCAAGCCTTATGAGACTCAAGAACTGAAGTGGAAAGTTCTTGGAAGAATGGTGGTTCACCTGCCAACCAAAcctgaaaaaaacacaagtcaACCAAAGCCTACATTACTAGGTGAAACAATAGAAAGTTATGTCATTCCTGGTAGTCTACCTGTATTGAAAACTGGAATCCCCTTGAGTGAATACGGTGTTAAATTGCAATTATGTTCCAACCTTGATACGAGGCCACTCTCggacaacaaacaaacggcTGAAGAACTGCTCTCCCCATTACAGCATGAGCTTTTCACTCTCGCAAATGAATACCGCGACGTTTATTATCCTGAAATGAACCATTTAAACAATGACGAGATTAGAACAGTTTACTGCCTTCACTCGTTGAATCATGTAATGAAATCGAGAGACAAAGTTCTTCTTCACAAcgccaaattgaaaaaggCCAAAGAAAATGGCGTTGCGACCGATGAAATAGAATATAGAGATCAAGGATTAGTCCGTCCTCGAGTTCTAATTATCGCTCCTCTCAGAAACTCTGCAGTGAA gATCGTGGAGAAATTAGCTACATTGTTGCTTCCTGCAAAAGGACAAATTATCAATAAAGATCGTTTCTATAAAGAGTTTGGTGAGGAAAAAGATGACGAGGGCAAAGCAGAGACGAAAAAGAGCTACAAACCAGAAGATTTTGAGGCGGTATTTACAGGAAACACGGACGATTCTTTCAGGATAGGCATCTCTGTTGCCAAACGTACTCTCAAG CTTTACGCTGGGTTCTACAAAGCCGATATACTTATCGCATCTCCTCTGGGAGCACGCACGCTACTTGCCGAAGACTTTGACTTTCTCTGTAGCATCGAAGTGCTCGTGATTGATCAGACGGATGTTCTTTATATGCAG AATTGGGATCACGTTCTGcatatttttcaacatttgcaCCTTCAACCACGAGAACAGCATGACACGGACTTGG GTCGTGTCCGTCTTTGGGCGCTAAACGGTTATTCTGCTCACTACAGgcagaatttaatttttagcaGCGTAGCGCTTCCCGAAGCTGCGGCGCTCTTTTCCCGTCGTGGAACGAATTTTGCGGGCAAAGTACGCATAGAAAATGCAGTTACAGCATCATCGACAACTGTTTGCAGAGTACTTGTCCAGCTGCCTCAAGCATTTCACCGATTTCCTACGCCAACAGCGGCCCAGTCAGCCGACGATCGTTACCACTTTTTCACTAAAAAGATCCTGCCGCAGTATCGCGACCAGATAATGAGTAATACACTCATTTACATTCCTTCGTATTACGATTACGTAAGATTAAGGAATCATCTTCACAAGGAAGATTACAACTTTGGCCAA GCATGTGAATACACGCCAGACGGAAAGCTTGCGCAAGTCCGTAATCGTTTCTTTCTCGGCAAGAAGCGCTTGCTACTTTACACAGAACGATTACATTTCTACCGACGGCTCACAATGAAAGGGATTCATCACATCATTTTCTACCAATTACCAACTTATCCCAATTTCTACCCAGAGCTGTGCAACCTTCTTCAG GACGCATTTCAAAATCCCAAGTACAGAGGAGATGGCAGTCAGACTTGTACAGTTCTATATTCAACCTTTGATGCTCCGAGACTTGCTGGAATAGTAGGAAGTCAACGAGCTGCTGAAATGTTGACGTCAGATCGACCTGTGCATCTATTTGTTAGCGGAGGAAGTTGA
- the LOC124198664 gene encoding 3'(2'),5'-bisphosphate nucleotidase 1-like yields the protein MASTSPVFLRLMANAVAVANHAGNIIREVMSKGDLGIVEKGVNDPQTEADRRAQQCIIGNLNKKFPLMSIIGEEDLAQETNVELVNDIDKEVLNLRCPEELVNVTEEDFVVWVDPLDGTAEYTAGMLDHVTVLIGIAHKNRPVGGVIHQPYYNYKNDKAGLGRTMWGIPGIGVGGFKPIPPPEGKRLVVTTRSHMTPVVQQALEALKPDEILRVGGAGYKVMLLMEGHATAYVFASPGCKKWDTCAPEAILTAMGGRLTDIHGTPYSYASTEMHPNKRGVLAAAKSDDHKWFVENIPDEVKQLVQGS from the exons ATGGCTTCAACTTCTCCCGTTTTCTTGCGTTTGATGGCtaatgctgttgctgttgcaaaTCATGCAG GCAACATCATCCGTGAAGTAATGAGCAAAGGGGACCTTGGTATTGTTGAAAAG GGAGTGAATGACCCACAAACTGAAGCTGATCGCAGAGCACAACAGTGTATTATTGGAAACTTGAACAAGAAGTTTCCGTTGATGAGTATTATTGGAGAAGAGGATCTTGCCCAAGAAACCAATGTAGAACTAGTCAATGATATTGACAAAGAGGTTTTGAATCTTCGATGCCCAGAAGAACTTGTGAATGTTACAGAAGAAGAT tttgtTGTGTGGGTGGATCCTCTTGATGGAACAGCAGAGTATACAGCTG gTATGCTGGACCATGTTACAGTGTTGATTGGAATTGCCCACAAAAATCGTCCCGTCGGAGGAGTTATCCACCAGCCCTACTACAATTACAAGAATGACAAAGCAGGACTAGGTCGTACGATGTGGGGTATCCCTGGAATTGGAGTTGGTGGATTCAAACCAATTCCACCCCCAGAGGGTAAACGACTTGTCGTAACAACACGCTCCCATATGACACCTGTAGTTCAACAAGCCCTGGAGGCCTTAAAACCGGACGAAATTCTTAGAGTTGGAGGAGCTGGATACAAG gtTATGCTGTTGATGGAAGGCCATGCCACCGCTTACGTGTTCGCCTCACCTGGTTGCAAAAAGTGGGACACCTGCGCTCCTGAGGCTATTCTGACCGCGATGGGCGGTCGACTTACTGACATTCACGGAACTCCTTACTCGTACGCTTCAACAGAGATGCACCCCAATAAACGCGGTGTTCTGGCCGCTGCTAAATCTGATGACCACAAATGGTTTGTCGAAAATATTCCAGATGAAGTTAAACAACTTGTCCAAGGCTCCTAA